In Anaeromusa acidaminophila DSM 3853, the DNA window TGAATATGCGCTCCTGTTTCGTTGCTGCGCGTCTCCGCCAAGGAAGCCATGGCCACAATGGAAACCTCTTGAATCAAGGAAATTTCCTTCATACGCCTAGCTACTTCCGCTTCCAGATAGCTGGCTTTATCACGGAAAAACTGCTGTGCTTGATGCAGCTTAATATGCGTTTTAACCCGAGACAGCAAAATCGCCGGATTGAGCGGCTTGGTAATATAGTCCACCGCTCCTAAAGCCAGGCCTTTCGCTTCATCCTCCTGCTCCTGCCGCGCCGTAAGAAAAATGACGGGAATATCCGCCAGCACCGGGTCGGCCTGCAACTGTCGACAGGTTTCATAGCCATCCAGCACCGGCATCATTACATCCAGTAAAATCAAGTCTGGCGCCGCCTGCTTCACAATCTGCAGCGCCTTGGCTCCATTGGTAGCCACCTTGACCTTATAGTCCGACTTTAACAACGAACTTGCCAGAGCAATATTGTCGGGCGCATCATCTACAACCAACACAACCGGCTTTTCCGCTGTCACCGCGTACACCTTCTCTCACACAAATGGTTGAGCTGCGTCAGCGCATCTTCCAATTCAAAACGCCGTAACAGCTGCTCTAAACGAGAAAATTCCATAGCGTCAAACAACGGCGCCCAATTCTTTTTATGCGCTTGAAAATAGTCTTGCGCCTCGCTGTCAAACTCCGCTAAAAGACGCCGCAATTCTCCCAGCTCCGGTTCCGCTTGGAGCCATGCGTCTTCGCCGGCTTGGGGCGTCGCTTCTTCGGTTGTTTCAGAAGGCCAGGCTTCCTGGATGGACGAAAGAACGCGCTGCAGTTCTTCTTGCGCTTGCTGGAACAAGTCAGGCGTAGCTTCTTTCCCACGCAAAGCCATCTCCAACTGCGCCGCCGCCTTGGACAACGCCATCGCGCCTAGATTGGCCGCCGATCCTTTCAAAGTATGCGCCGTACGTACCGCCACGTCCCAATCTTCCTGCAGCATAGCTTCCTGCGCTGCCATAACCGCCGCCTCCTGATCCAAGGCGAATTCTTGCAATAACTTTTGATACAACTCTTCGTTACCGAGGAGACGCTGCAACGCCTCTTGCACATTCAGTCCTACAAGTTTTTCCATCCCCTTGACCTCCCTTCCCTGCACCGTCGGCTCCCGTCGCGCCAACGCCTTGCCCTTCCCGGCCGTCCAGTAAGCCAGC includes these proteins:
- a CDS encoding response regulator, with protein sequence MTAEKPVVLVVDDAPDNIALASSLLKSDYKVKVATNGAKALQIVKQAAPDLILLDVMMPVLDGYETCRQLQADPVLADIPVIFLTARQEQEDEAKGLALGAVDYITKPLNPAILLSRVKTHIKLHQAQQFFRDKASYLEAEVARRMKEISLIQEVSIVAMASLAETRSNETGAHIQRTAAYVRELALFLQNRRGYRDVLTPENIQLLVRSAPLHDIGKVGIPDSILLKPGKLTVEEFAVMKTHSAIGRDAIRRAELLLGTEESYLQFAKEIAQGGVRTISWTP